From a region of the Lactuca sativa cultivar Salinas chromosome 4, Lsat_Salinas_v11, whole genome shotgun sequence genome:
- the LOC111917916 gene encoding KH domain-containing protein HEN4, with protein sequence MERGRGSPFKKRPNPRFNKGGNKRGKFDDEESSESSHVSETVYRILCQSRRIGSVIGKGGTVVKALREETQAKITVAESVLGSEERVIIIYSPSAKAPVVKNDDDDDNDLELHCAAQDALVKVHDRIVEEDIFDDEESVVFCRMLVPNNTVGCLLGKGGEVIKRLRGETGAVIRLLPAEQLPTCAMETDELLQISGTPDVTRKALAKVSTLLHQNPRKDEPPSNSRPVGPPRAFQPGAPPPPERGPYTYGAPPLPWREPPRYGPPAIDPVQIEETPIEFPMKILCSEARIHGVIGRNGISLRQFQQETGTSIHVEDPLLGSDERVIVVSSFDALQKPRSRTIDAILLLQDKTSEHDEKGIITTRVLIPSSKVGCILGQGGMIINEMRRRIKADIRVYPKEDKPKCAAENEELVQVSGSYGVAKEALAEIASRFRARYLRDTKPVTEVVPRGGRYEPFKREYNPHQHQHQHQHQHPPPSYLAPPPPPREYQPHTYHAPPVEYATHAYPVPSHASGYPSAVDMNVANSGQASVPGPPGVHNPSEVAGTMVNSQDPYAQPVAVAATHGVVDVYQAYGGAAGGQTHPVQVTYAENYGTQQDPYSSAHTSYYTTTTTAPATTTTAPAATVPTYPPQQGHYTTTQTSQQYGH encoded by the exons atggaaagaggcagaGGATCCCCCTTCAAGAAACGCCCAAACCCTCGCTTCAACAAGGGTGGCAACAAAAGAGGGAAATTTGATGATGAAGAATCTTCAGAAAGCTCTCATGTTTCAGAAACAGTCTACCGAATCCTATGCCAATCCAGAAGAATCGGCAGTGTAATCGGAAAAGGTGGCACTGTAGTGAAAGCCTTACGTGAAGAAACCCAAGCTAAAATTACAGTTGCGGAATCTGTCCTTGGTTCAGAAGAAAGAGTAATCATAATCTACAGTCCTTCTGCAAAAGCTCCAGTAGTAAaaaatgacgatgatgatgataatgatttGGAGCTGCATTGTGCAGCTCAAGATGCTCTTGTAAAAGTTCATGATAGGATTGTTGAGGAAGATATTTTTGATGATGAGGAAAGTGTGGTGTTTTGTCGAATGCTTGTTCCAAATAACACAGTTGGGTGTCTTTTGGGGAAAGGTGGTGAAGTTATTAAGAGATTAAGAGGTGAGACTGGTGCTGTTATTCGTCTTTTGCCTGCAGAGCAGCTTCCTACTTGTGCTATGGAGACTGATGAGTTGTTGCAG atatcAGGCACACCAGATGTTACAAGAAAAGCACTTGCTAAAGTCTCAACATTGTTACATCAAAATCCACGAAAAGATGAGCCACCATCAAACAGTCGACCCGTGGGCCCCCCACGGGCCTTTCAGCCAGGTGCACCACCGCCGCCTGAACGTGGGCCATACACCTACGGTGCACCGCCACTTCCATGGCGGGAGCCACCACGATATGGGCCTCCGGCCATTGATCCTGTTCAAATTGAAGAGACACCAATTGAGTTCCCAATGAAAATTCTTTGCTCTGAAGCAAGAATTCATGGAGTTATTGGGAGAAATGGGATCAGTTTAAGACAGTTTCAGCAAGAAAcgggtacaagtatccatgtggAGGATCCACTTCTAGGCTCAGATGAAAGAGTCATTGTTGTCTCTTCTTTTGAT GCTTTACAGAAACCAAGGTCAAGAACAATTGATGCGATTCTTCTTTTACAAGATAAAACAAGTGAGCATGATGAAAAGGGAATAATTACAACACGTGTTTTAATTCCTTCTAGTAAAGTAGGCTGCATTCTTGGCCAAGGTGGCATGATAATCAATGAAATGAGGAGAAGAATTAAAGCAGATATCCGTGTCTATCCTAAAGAAGACAAACCAAAGTGTGCTGCTGAAAATGAAGAGCTTGTTCAG GTGTCGGGGAGTTATGGTGTTGCGAAAGAAGCTTTGGCTGAGATTGCATCAAGATTTAGGGCAAGATATCTTAGAGATACAAAACCTGTAACAGAGGTGGTCCCACGAGGTGGTCGTTATGAACCTTTTAAG CGCGAATATAATCCACATCagcatcaacatcaacatcaacatcaacatccTCCTCCTAGTTACcttgctcctcctcctcctccaagaGAGTATCAACCTCATACTTATCATGCCCCTCCAGTGGAATATGCAACCCATGCTTATCCAGTTCCTTCACACGCAtcagg ATATCCAAGTGCTGTTGATATGAATGTGGCAAACAGTGGACAAGCTTCGGTTCCGGGTCCCCCTGGAGTTCACAACCCTAGTGAG gtTGCAGGAACAATGGTGAACAGTCAAGATCCGTATGCACAACCAGTTGCAGTTGCAGCCACACATGGTGTGGTGGATGTGTACCAAGCATACGGTGGGGCTGCAGGCGGACAAACCCATCCTGTTCAGGTTACTTATGCTGAAAACTATGGTACCCAGCAAGATCCCTACTCTTCTGCACACACATCATATTACACCACCACGACCACCGCCCCTGCCACCACGACCACCGCCCCTGCCGCCACTGTCCCAACCTACCCCCCTCAGCAAGGCCATTACACCACCACCCAGACTTCTCAGCAGTATGGACACTAG